The following coding sequences lie in one Candidatus Methylomirabilota bacterium genomic window:
- a CDS encoding UTP--glucose-1-phosphate uridylyltransferase produces the protein PILAETPPDHRGEIQLTDALRRLRERRPLYAVRFAGRRFDTGDKLGFLKATVEMALARPDLAEPFRTYLKTVI, from the coding sequence CCCGATCCTGGCCGAGACCCCGCCCGACCACCGCGGCGAGATCCAGCTCACCGACGCGCTGCGTCGCCTGCGGGAGCGACGTCCGCTCTACGCCGTCCGCTTCGCCGGGCGGCGCTTCGACACCGGGGACAAGCTCGGGTTCCTGAAGGCCACGGTGGAGATGGCCCTGGCCCGGCCCGACCTCGCCGAGCCCTTCCGGACCTACCTCAAGACCGTCATCTGA